The Ignavibacteriales bacterium region CGAGCGTATCGAGTTCCTTCGAGCCAAGTTCAAATTCTGCCTGGTGCGAGAATCGATACACGGCATAGATCACGAACAGACCGCCGAACAAGATGAGCTCGGTAAAAAGGAACAGCCACATGCCCATCTTCGAGCCGTAATCGTCCCGATGCACGTGTCCCTCTGCATGCGCTCCTACTGCCGTACTGGTCAAACTTCCTCCTATGATGCTTTTTCGTACTTGCTATAATCGTATGGACCCGTCGTCACAGTCGGGATCTCATCAAAATTCTCCAACGGAGGCGGAGACGGGGTTTTCCATTCCAATGTTTCTCCTCCCCACGGATTTGCGGATGCCTTCGCGCCGTTCCGGAGAGCGATAAAAAGATTCACAAACATGATGATAAGGCCGAGGACAAGAATCCACGAACCGATCGTTGCAATCTCATGCAGCGTTTGGAATTGCGGGAGGTAATGATAGTAACGCCGGGGCATCCCAAGATAACCCAGGATGAGAAATGGAATATAGAGAGTGTTGAACCCGATGGTTGAGAGCAGCCAACCTACCCTGGCTCTTCCCTTGTTGTACATTTTGCCAAACACTTTGGGAAACCAGTAGTGAAGCGCTGCAAAGAACCCAAAACCGGTCCCTCCGAACATGACATAGTGGAAATGCCCGACAACGAAATATGTATCCGTCACATGGATATTCACCGACAACGCTCCGAGCATCAATCCTGTGAATCCGCCAATGGAGAACTGAACGATGAAGGAAAGGACGTACAGCAGCGGGACGTCAACATCGATCGATCCTTTGTACAGGGTTGCGACCCAGTTGAAGATCTTGATGGCGCTCGGGATGGAAACCAGAAACGTCAGGAAGGAGAACACGAACATTCCCGTGTTGCTCATGCCGACGGTGAACATGTGATGTGCCCAGACAAGCGATCCCACGAGAGCGATCGCGATGCTCGAGTACGCGATGAACTTGTATCCGAAAATAGTCCGACGGGCGAACACCGGAATGATCTCCGAGACAACGCCCATAGCGGGAAGGATAATGATATAGACGGCCGGATGAGAGTACATCCAGAACATGTGCTGGAACAAGACCGGGTCGCCGCCAAGTGTCGGGTCGAATATGCCCACGCCGAACATGCGCTCGATGATAACCAACAAGAGGGTGATGCCGATGATCGGCGTCGCCAGTATCTGGATCCACGACGTCGCATAGGAGGCCCAGACGAAGAGCGGCATCTTGAACCAATCCATGCCGGGAGCCCGCATGCGATGGATGGTTGTGATGAAATTCAATCCGGTGAGAATCGAAGAAAAGCCGAGCGTAAAAGCCGCCATCAGCGCAGGTATCACGTTTGTCGTCGTCCGGACGCTGTAGGGGACGTAGAATGTCCATCCGGTATCCGCGGCACCTCCGGGGAGAAAGACGGAGACGAGCGCCATCAAGCCGCCGGCAAGAAACAACCACCATGACAAGAGGTTCAGACGGGGGAAGAACACGTCCTTCGCTCCGATCATCAGCGGGATCATGAAATTCCCGAACACCGCCGGCACGATCGGGATCACGAAGAGGAAGATCATGATAATACCGTGGAGCGTGAAGAACGTGTTATACGTCTGCGGCTGCATGATCGTCCCTTCGGGCTTCAGCAGTTCCAGACGCATGAGAAAGCCGAGCGTGACAGCGGCAAAGAAGAACACGAGGATCGTACCAAGGTAGAGGAGTCCGATCCGCTTGTGATCAGTGCTGAGAATCCAGGAGAGTATCCCCTTCCGTTTCGTCGAAACGTGATAGAAGTCGGGCTCTGCTCCGGCCAGCACAACAGGCGTTGCCATAATCGCGTTACCTTTCGGTTTACTTCTTTCGTGGTCGAAGGATGAAGACGATGACGAATACTCCGACCAATCCCAGCGTCGCAACAAACGAGATGCGCATGAAATTCAGGGAGTACGTGCGCCCTTCCGGGTTGTAGCTATAGCAGAACGTCAGCAGCTTGGCGATCGTCGGACCGACTTTTCCAGTGGAAGCCTCGTACACGGCCATCTTCACATCAAAGGGAAGGTACTGGATACCGTTGATGTACCGAGTGATCTTTCCCTCCGGAGAGACAACAATCAGCGCTCCGGCGTGGACAAAATCGTCGCCGGTGTGCGTGAAATAGAAGCCCGCGCCGTCGGTCACCCGTTGAATGGTCAGGCTATCGCCGGTCAGGAATCGCCATCCGTTTGGGTCCGCCTGCTTCTTGAGAAGATTCAGATAATTGTCCTTCTTCCCTGCCGCGATGTCCGGCGTCTCACGGTGGTCAAAACTTATCGTGATGATCTGGTAGTCCTTCCCGAGTTCAAGATCGGTCTTGTCGACGATCTTCGTGAGCTCGTTCAGAAGCGGCGTGCAAATGCCGGGGCACCGGAAATAGACAAATGTAAATATCGTCGGCTTGTTCACCAGACTTTTGAGTGAGACCAAGTGGCCTGTCTCATCGTAGAGTTCCTGGTCCAATGGGATCGTTTGGCCCAGTTTTTCCTCGATGCCGACTTTCTGACGGGGCTGGCCGTTGACGCTCAACGGAACACCGAGCGAAAGGAGAAGCAATCCGGCGATGACGGAACGGTAGATCTTCATGGCTACCCTCTTCGAGCTTTCAGCTCGTTCATAAACTGGTAGAGCGCTGTCCAATCCGATGCGGAGAGCTGGACAACCTCTGCCTTGAACCCAAGCTGGATGGGTTCTGCACTCACAACTCTAATGAATTGATCGACGCTCTGTAGCGAGGCACTGGTGTTCGACAGCAAGCTTGCGAATATTCTGTTCTTGTCGCGGGCAACGCGTTCGAAGACCTTGTACCCTGTCCCTTTGGTCTCACCCCCGGCGGTTGCTGCGAGCACTGCAATTGCGGTAACTTTGGCGGCGGCTTCCGCCTCGACAATCTGCACGACTTTCTTGATGGGAATCTGGCCGGGCGTGTTTGTTCCCTTCGAAAGCTGATAGGTCGCCTCGAGGCCCTGGATTTCAGGCTGCGAGTCGACTGGTTGTCCAGTCGCAAGCGAACGGACGAAGTGGATCATCGCAAACCGGTCGAGGGGCGATACGTAATTGAACGAGGCCATCGCGCTTCCCGGAATTCCCTCCTGGAGCGTCTTGTAGATTTGCGAAACCTTGGATCCATTCTTCCAACCGGCAAGCTGGTGGAAATTGCGCGGCTTGGGGTTGAGCGTGACCGCAGTTGCGCCGTCCCCTTCCCCGTTATCTCCGTGGCACGACGCACAGTGTGTGCGGAACAACTCCTTCCCGTTCGCGATAAGCTCCGGCGTCGCTGTCGACACCTTCATCACATCAACAGGCGGGAGCGACCTGGCACTCTGGAACGGAATATCCCGAACGAATGACGCAGAATCTGTCAGCACAGCAGGAGTGACGGTATTCTTGCCGATCGACGTCAGATTCTGCATGTAGGAAATGCCAAGAACCGTCAGGACGAGAACAAAAAGGATGAAGGAATAGCCGAACAGCTTTTCCGGCTTCCTGATCAAATCCTTGAAATCAATTTCTGCTTTGAGATCCGGTTTTGTATCCATGCCTGCTTTCCGAAATTACAGTCTGAAACTGAGACCACGCTCGAGTTTTGGGTCGCCCACGGGCACAAGACTATTCCCCTTCACTTTGAACGCGAATACCACCAGGACGAGTCCGACGATCATGACCGGAAACCCAAGTTCCATCCAACCGAGGGAGACACTCTCGCTATAGGAGGGCATCACAAGCCAGTACAGATCGAGCACATGCGCAAAGAGGATCCAGATTGCCATCAGCTTCAGGCGTTTCAAATCCATCTTGGAATCCTGCGTGAGCAATGCGAAATACGGAACCGCGAAGTGGACAATAATCAGGAGGACAGAAACGTACTCCCATCCGTTCTTCCATCGGCTCACAAACCAGATAGTTTCTTCGGGCAGGTTCGCGTACCAGATAAGAAGAAACTGACTGAACGCGATATACGCCCAGAAGTTGATGAAAGCGAACATGAGAGCGCCCAGGCTGTAGAAGCTGTCGCGCTGAAGCTTCGGCAGGTATCCATGCTCGTGCAGCTTGACGATTGCATACGTCGCTGCGGCGAGGGCTGCAAGGACAGTTCCGGAGAAGTAATAGACTCCGAAGATCGTCGATGTCCAGTGCGGCTCGAGGCTCATGGCCCAATCCACAGCAGTCAGAGTCAGCGTAATGGCGAACACGGGCATGAAGATAGCAGCAAGCCGGATATTGATCGTCGTCAGGCGCTGATCCTTTGTGGTGTCCTGCTTCGAGGAGTTCCGGGTGAAGAGAAAGTGGAAGAACGCCCAAAGCGCAAAAATCACGGCGAACCGTACCATGAAGAACGTCACGTTCAAGTATGCGGATTTTCCGGCGAGGACCTTGTCGGCCGCCAGGGCATCCTCGTGCGTCCAGTGATACAGATCGTGAAGATGAAAGAAGAGCGGCAACGCCAGCACAGGGAGCAACAGCACTAACGCCCCGAGGAATTCATTCACACGCCTTACGGGTACGCTCCATACCGCTCCCCCAATGTATTCGAGTGCGACGAGGAAAATGGAGCCTGCGGCAACGCTTGCGAGAAGAAGATAGCCGATGACATTATCGAACGCCATGCGCCTGGGGTCGATGCTGTAGCCCAGCGCCGCGATCGCGATACCGGCGATCAGAAGAGCCCAGCCGATCCGTGTAACGCTCGCGGGTAACTCCTTCCTCCAGCTTTCAGCGGTTACGGGGTTGCTCATTTCAGATCTGACTCCTTTGCATTATGCGCTCGCTGCAGCACACGGACATAGTTGACAATTGCCCATCGATCATCACGGGAAATCTGCGATGCGTAGGAAGGCATAACATTCTGGCCCTCCGTGATCACATGATAGATGCTGCCGTCAGGCCAGTTCCGCACCTTGTCCGAATGAAGAGTCGGCGGATTAGGAAACTGTCCGCGCAACCGGCTGTCGCCGCGTGCAAAATTTCCATGGCAAGGGCTGCAATACGTGAAGTATCTGGCCTTTCCGCGCTCGAGAACCTCTTTCGTCGGCAAGAGTGGATTTACAAGATTCTTGCCTGCTTCCTCCGGCTTTCCCTTGAAGGCATATGGCATGAAGCCGCGGGCCACAGTACCTTCGACCGGCGGGCGCATTCCAATTCCATCTTTGAAGAGCTCGCTCGGGCGCTGCGCTTTCTGCTTCGCCTGCGTGCTCATCCACGAAAAGGGTTCCATGAAAAGAACCTGATTGAATATCACATAGGTCGAAACGGAGACGACAACGGCAGTGATGGCCAGTACTCCGAGGAAGCCGGGGTCGAACATTCTCTTACCATGGTCGAGATCGACAAGGTCGTAGTAGACCGAAGCGACATCTTTCCCCCCCGCTTTCTTCAGGAACTTGCTCACCTCCGCTTCATTGAACTGCGGATCATCAGCCTGAATGCAGACGCCAAACTTATCCGACGACACCTTCTTCATGTACGGCGTATCGTGGAGCGGGTGGCTGATGTTGGGGAATTTGAAGTAGAGGACAATCATCGTCACGACGGACAGGACCGAGGCCATGAGCACCGTGATCTCGAAGGCGACAGGAACAAATGCCGGCCATGACCAGAAGGGCTTGCCGCCGATGACGAGAGGATAGTCCACCAGAGTCACCCACGTCATCAACCCGACGGCGAGGACAGCCCCTAACAGGCCAAAGACGAGCGCGAAGACACCCAGGCGCGATTGCTTCAAGCCCATCGCCCCGTCCATTCCGTGGACCGGATACGGGGTGTTCACATCGTACCGGGTATAACCCGCGGCGTGCGTTTCGTGCGCGGCGCGGATAATCTCGTCCGGTGTGTCAAACAGAGCCGTTACGGCAAAGAGATGCTTCTCATTCATAGATGTTGCTCAGCGTCTAATGATGCGATGGCTGGCCGCCTTCGATGACCGCCTTCACCTCGCTGATCGAGATAACAGGCAAGACACGCACAAATATCAAAATCAGCGTAAAGAACAAACCAAAACTCCCGACGAGAATTCCGACATCGTAGAACGTCGGCGCATAGTGGCCCCAGCTGGACGGGAGGAAGTCACGCGAGAGTGAGGTCACCACGATGACGAAGCGTTCGAACCACATGCCGATGTTGACCGTGATGCCGATGACGAACATCGCAGGGATCGACCGGCGGATCTTTTTGAACCAGAAGAGCTGCGGGAAAATCACGTTGCAGCTGACCATCGTCCAGTACGCCAAGGCATAAGGACCAAGCGCCCGATTCAGGAACACGAATCGTTCAAACTGGTTTCCGCCATACCATGCGATAAAGAACTCCATCGCGTAGGCATATCCCACCATCGACCCTGTGACGATCATGACCTTGTTCATCTTCTCGAGATGATCGAGCAGGATAATGTGTTTCAATTTGAACGCCTGCCGGACAAAGATCAGAACATTCTGAACCATCGCGAAGCCCGAGAAAACGGCCCCCGCGACGAAGTACGGCGGGAAGATGGTCGTGTGCCAGCCGGGAATGACCGAGACAGCGAAATCGAAACTGACGATGGTATGAACTGAGAGCACAAGAGGAGTGGCGAAACCGGCGAGTATCAGATACGCACGCTCGTAGTGCTGCCAGTGCCTGTTTGAATGACGCCATCCGAGACTGAACACCGAGTAGATGGTCTTTTTGATCTTGTTCGTGGTCCGGTCACGCAGCGTAGCCAGATCGGGAATCAGACCGACATACCAGAACACCGCCGACACCGTGAAGTAGGTCGACACAGCGAACACGTCCCACAGCAGCGGCGAGGTAAAATTGACCCACAGGCCATGCTGGTTTGGATACGGAGTAAGATAGACGGGAAGCCACTGACGCCCCGTGTGCAGCAAGGGAAACAGGCCGGCGCACATCACGGCAAATATCGTCATCGCTTCGGCGAAACGGGCAATACCGGTTCTCCAGCGCTGTCTCAGGAGGAATAGAATGGCCGAGATGAGCGTCCCGGCATGTCCAATGCCAACCCAGAAAACGAAATTGACAATGTCGAAGCCCCAACTGACCGGCTGGTTCACACCCCAGAGACCCAGGCCCTTGTAGAGAGTCATTCCGATGCAGAACCCGCCAAACGAGAGAAGCGAGAGCGTAATGCTGAGCAGGATCCACCAAGTCCTCGAAGGGAATTCGTCCATCGGCGCAGCGATGACCGCATCGACTTCTGCGGCCTTCGGCTTTCCCTCGACAACGGGGAGCTCGCGGGTGTAATCGATAGAAGCAGTGCTCAAGTCAGGTTCTCCGAATGTATGTTCCGCAATTTCGCGAGGTAGGTCACATTGGGACGCGCGTTGGTCTCCTCGAGCACATGATAGCCAAGCTGGTGGCTGCGATACACCGACACGTCGGACTTCGGATCGCTCATGTCGCCGAACACGATTGCTGTGGCGGGGCATGCGTCCTGGCAAGCCGTCTTCACATCGCTCCCTTTCAGGGGCACACCCTTTTCAGCAGCGAGTTGACG contains the following coding sequences:
- a CDS encoding cbb3-type cytochrome c oxidase subunit I, translated to MATPVVLAGAEPDFYHVSTKRKGILSWILSTDHKRIGLLYLGTILVFFFAAVTLGFLMRLELLKPEGTIMQPQTYNTFFTLHGIIMIFLFVIPIVPAVFGNFMIPLMIGAKDVFFPRLNLLSWWLFLAGGLMALVSVFLPGGAADTGWTFYVPYSVRTTTNVIPALMAAFTLGFSSILTGLNFITTIHRMRAPGMDWFKMPLFVWASYATSWIQILATPIIGITLLLVIIERMFGVGIFDPTLGGDPVLFQHMFWMYSHPAVYIIILPAMGVVSEIIPVFARRTIFGYKFIAYSSIAIALVGSLVWAHHMFTVGMSNTGMFVFSFLTFLVSIPSAIKIFNWVATLYKGSIDVDVPLLYVLSFIVQFSIGGFTGLMLGALSVNIHVTDTYFVVGHFHYVMFGGTGFGFFAALHYWFPKVFGKMYNKGRARVGWLLSTIGFNTLYIPFLILGYLGMPRRYYHYLPQFQTLHEIATIGSWILVLGLIIMFVNLFIALRNGAKASANPWGGETLEWKTPSPPPLENFDEIPTVTTGPYDYSKYEKAS
- the nrfD gene encoding polysulfide reductase NrfD — protein: MSTASIDYTRELPVVEGKPKAAEVDAVIAAPMDEFPSRTWWILLSITLSLLSFGGFCIGMTLYKGLGLWGVNQPVSWGFDIVNFVFWVGIGHAGTLISAILFLLRQRWRTGIARFAEAMTIFAVMCAGLFPLLHTGRQWLPVYLTPYPNQHGLWVNFTSPLLWDVFAVSTYFTVSAVFWYVGLIPDLATLRDRTTNKIKKTIYSVFSLGWRHSNRHWQHYERAYLILAGFATPLVLSVHTIVSFDFAVSVIPGWHTTIFPPYFVAGAVFSGFAMVQNVLIFVRQAFKLKHIILLDHLEKMNKVMIVTGSMVGYAYAMEFFIAWYGGNQFERFVFLNRALGPYALAYWTMVSCNVIFPQLFWFKKIRRSIPAMFVIGITVNIGMWFERFVIVVTSLSRDFLPSSWGHYAPTFYDVGILVGSFGLFFTLILIFVRVLPVISISEVKAVIEGGQPSHH
- a CDS encoding DUF3341 domain-containing protein: MNEKHLFAVTALFDTPDEIIRAAHETHAAGYTRYDVNTPYPVHGMDGAMGLKQSRLGVFALVFGLLGAVLAVGLMTWVTLVDYPLVIGGKPFWSWPAFVPVAFEITVLMASVLSVVTMIVLYFKFPNISHPLHDTPYMKKVSSDKFGVCIQADDPQFNEAEVSKFLKKAGGKDVASVYYDLVDLDHGKRMFDPGFLGVLAITAVVVSVSTYVIFNQVLFMEPFSWMSTQAKQKAQRPSELFKDGIGMRPPVEGTVARGFMPYAFKGKPEEAGKNLVNPLLPTKEVLERGKARYFTYCSPCHGNFARGDSRLRGQFPNPPTLHSDKVRNWPDGSIYHVITEGQNVMPSYASQISRDDRWAIVNYVRVLQRAHNAKESDLK
- a CDS encoding quinol:cytochrome C oxidoreductase; this encodes MSNPVTAESWRKELPASVTRIGWALLIAGIAIAALGYSIDPRRMAFDNVIGYLLLASVAAGSIFLVALEYIGGAVWSVPVRRVNEFLGALVLLLPVLALPLFFHLHDLYHWTHEDALAADKVLAGKSAYLNVTFFMVRFAVIFALWAFFHFLFTRNSSKQDTTKDQRLTTINIRLAAIFMPVFAITLTLTAVDWAMSLEPHWTSTIFGVYYFSGTVLAALAAATYAIVKLHEHGYLPKLQRDSFYSLGALMFAFINFWAYIAFSQFLLIWYANLPEETIWFVSRWKNGWEYVSVLLIIVHFAVPYFALLTQDSKMDLKRLKLMAIWILFAHVLDLYWLVMPSYSESVSLGWMELGFPVMIVGLVLVVFAFKVKGNSLVPVGDPKLERGLSFRL
- a CDS encoding cytochrome c; translated protein: MDTKPDLKAEIDFKDLIRKPEKLFGYSFILFVLVLTVLGISYMQNLTSIGKNTVTPAVLTDSASFVRDIPFQSARSLPPVDVMKVSTATPELIANGKELFRTHCASCHGDNGEGDGATAVTLNPKPRNFHQLAGWKNGSKVSQIYKTLQEGIPGSAMASFNYVSPLDRFAMIHFVRSLATGQPVDSQPEIQGLEATYQLSKGTNTPGQIPIKKVVQIVEAEAAAKVTAIAVLAATAGGETKGTGYKVFERVARDKNRIFASLLSNTSASLQSVDQFIRVVSAEPIQLGFKAEVVQLSASDWTALYQFMNELKARRG
- a CDS encoding SCO family protein; translation: MKIYRSVIAGLLLLSLGVPLSVNGQPRQKVGIEEKLGQTIPLDQELYDETGHLVSLKSLVNKPTIFTFVYFRCPGICTPLLNELTKIVDKTDLELGKDYQIITISFDHRETPDIAAGKKDNYLNLLKKQADPNGWRFLTGDSLTIQRVTDGAGFYFTHTGDDFVHAGALIVVSPEGKITRYINGIQYLPFDVKMAVYEASTGKVGPTIAKLLTFCYSYNPEGRTYSLNFMRISFVATLGLVGVFVIVFILRPRKK